Below is a genomic region from Fusarium oxysporum Fo47 chromosome XI, complete sequence.
TTGTGGACTGGTCTACGGTAACAGGGTATGCACAGTTCTTACCCTGTTCTGATGATGGTATGCACGTGCTTAGCTTTATGAAGTGAGGGTGTACTGATAGAGAGGTAGATGACATGCCCttccctcttcctcctcctgcaGAGATTATGTCAGCTCAAACAGTGGACTTCTTGAAAAGGTCCATTGACCAGTGTGAATCAACCTGTCATCCATGGCAGCCTTCTGGCTCAATTCCCTCGCGACTTCTCGATATATCGGATTATAAAACCAGAGAACGGATCCAACTTGTGCAGACGGAGAAGTTGCCAAGAGTCAAATACGCAGCGCTAAGCTACTGCTGGGGAAATGCAGATGATGCAGCTTATCAACCGAAGACAAATTCTGCCAATTTATCAGAAAGGCTCAATGGTTTTGGTATCGACACTATGTCTCCCGTCGTTCGCGATGCTATCATCACTTGTCACGCCTTGGGGATGCGTTACTTGTGGGTTGACGCGCTCTGTATTCTCCAAGGGAAAGCTGATGTCGCGGACTGGGACATAGAAAGCCAGAAGATGGCTGACATCTTTCGCAATGCATACATCACGATTTGTCCATCGTCGTCAAACAGCTGCCGGGAAGGTTTTCTAGGTCAACGTCTGGTGCACCCTGGCATTCGTGTCAAGACTCCGATAACATCAAACGCTATTTTCCAGAACCAAAGCCGGGAATACTCTATTTTGCCATACTTTAAGTATGACAATAATACGCCCTCCTTCATTCACAGCCATCAGTTTATAAACTCGAAATGGTACAGCCGCGCTTGGGTATGGCAGGAAATAAACCTTTCAGCCCGACTCGTCATCTTCACACCTACGTTTGTCTTTTACCGGTGTCCAAAGACTCTGCTGTGCGAGAATGGCACTagaaaagaaacaacaaTAATCCTAGAAGGGTTAGGACAATATCATAGAAAGCGATATCAAGACGCACAGCCGTTTGCATTCTTCAGAACCTGTGTGGAAGATATCTCAAGCAAGGACATCAGCTTCGAATCAGACCGTTTAGCGGCAGTGGCAGGTGTTGCCAAGCAAGTTTCTCAAGCGACAGGTAGTCAATATGCTGCTGGTCTCTGGGTCAAGGACATTTATAAAGATTTGATCTTTAAGAGAAATCTTCGCTCGCGAAACAATCGTGACAAGGGCGGACTCGAGAAATACATCGAGTCATTGAGGACCAGACACTCTGAGGTAGGACCTACGTGGTCTTGGCCGGGACATGGAGCCGGAGTCTGTTGGGACTCGATATTCTCGTCGGTGGATCACGAGACTCTGCAGCTTAATTATGCAGATTGGAGATATGAATACAAACATCTCGATATCTCCACTGACAAAGTAGGTGATAACTTGTTTGGTCAAGTCAGTCGGGGTTCTTTAGCTGTGACCACTAAAATGGCGTCTTTGACTGAAATTGCAGCACTTCACGacggagatgatgatgaactgATCAGAGACATGCTGATTACGCCGGAGTCTACAAGTAAAGTCGCTTGCGGTATCATATGGAACTGGGATGTTGACAACGCGGAGACTTCAAGTCATTTGGCAGATAAGATCCTCGTCATGGCAATCTCTAGCTGTTTGTATGGACACAGTGGTAGCGGAAACATGTATGGATTGATGGTGTATCCGGCGGAGAAAGAGGGCGAATATTACCGAGTAGGGTCCTTCGAGGCACAGAgtgctgctgatgatgatgccgacgGGAATACTGGGGTTCTTGTGGCAGAGGAGTGGAAAGAGAGAAGTATTGTAATCATTTAGAATAGAACTTTGTTACTTGCATATCATAAAAGACGATTCTATAGCTGCTTGAATACCGAACTGAAAAGCTGCTAGTAGTTACTGAGCGCCAAGGAACATGTATCGCACACAGCCTGCATCAATGTACCCTCCAATACCGCCATTGTCGCCTACGAGTCAACCCATTAGTATACGATCAGTGAAACATGGGACAGAGTACTTACAACCTGCATAAGCCTTTACAAATAAATCTTTGCAAAGCGGGCCATCCTTTCCAAGCGGTGTATACGGGTCCTGTGACTCAACAGTCGTCTTACATCCCTCAACCCACGAAACCTCATAGTAATAGAGATCGCTCTTCGTTGTACCAGAGACAGGGCTGTCGGACTTCATCTCAACGGGCAGGTTGGCCTCGCAGTAGGCATCTGCCAAGGCCTTCACGGCGCCTGGACTAACGTCCTTATGATTACCGCCTCTGTTCTTACAGAAAACTGGACCTAACTCCAGAGGTgtgatcttctcctctggtGGTGCTGGAGCTTCGGTAGGCTTGGTCGAGACCCATGATGCGCAGTATGTGTTCTCGACGCATGCCTGTCCTCTGCCACCGCCCCCCTGAGCACACTGTGTGTTAGTCGCTGTCTCAGCGCATGAGCTACCGTCAGGAGTAGAGATAGGTCCTGGAACATCGGTAAGTGTTGGGAGACCAGTCAAGTGAAAGGGCGGTGCTGTTGTCGATGTGGTAGGCATAGCGGTGTACTTGTAGGTACCGCATCCAACATCAATGGTACCCTCGAGAAAGCTGTTCTCAGAGTCAAAGCACTCATCGCCAAAAGCGTACATCGAATCACCACAGGGAATCTGGCAATCGCCCTTTGCACCGCTCCAGTCGTATTCGAACACCCAGCCCTCGCAAGACTCAGCTCGTTCTCGGAGCATATGTCTTCTCATGTTGAGCGACGCACGTTTCTCTTGAGACCCGctctcagcatcagctccGGTGAGGTTCTTGCTCAGTTCATCGCCCTCATGTCCATTAACATCGGCGCAGAACTTGGAGTAGATAGACATGAAGCAATCGCGAGGAACATCGACGCTGCTCTGTTGTTGGCATTGAACATCCGGGTGTTGAGCGTCGTTGATAGAGATgttctcatcgtcaaagacCTGCTGGAAGTAACGAGAGGTGTCGTCTTCGATCGCTTCCATTGTAGGAATGGCCTCATTGTCGGCTGGCACTTCGCCAAAGAGGACGGACTCCTCGGGGAAGatgctggtggtgatggtgggGGTCTGTTTGGCGGGGCAGTCGATGGGCGCAGGGCATGTTACGTAGACGGTACTATAGCTCTGCTGTTAGAATACTGACGGGAGAAGGGTTCGAAGCTATAGACTTGCCTGGTATATGTCTCACTTTCTGAGTAGAAGGAAACGGTCTTTGTGCATGGCGCCGGATCCTTTTTCTCACAATCATCTGGTTCATTAGGatcttgaggatcttgagggTCCTTGGGATCTTCGGGGTCTTTAGGATCAGGATCCTCCGGATCTTTAGGATCGGGGTTCTCAGGGTCCTTAGGGTCTGGGTTGTCGGGATCCTTCGGGTCTTTAGGGTCATCGGGGTTCTTAGGATCGTCCGGGTTTTCAGGGTCCTTGGGATCTTGAGGGTTGTCAGGTTTCTTGGGATCGTCGGGAGTGTCAGGAACCTTGGGTACATCAGGAATCTTAGGAACGTCTGGGATCTTAGGGACATCAGGGACATCTGGAAGGTCTGGAGTCTTAGGGTCGTCGGGCTTCTTGGGATCATCAGGCTTTTCCGGATCATCCGGCTTCTTGGGGTCGTCAGGCTTTTTGGGGTCGTCAGGCTTTTTGGGATCATCAGGTTTGTTAGGAACTGGAACCGGTACTGGTACAGGTACAGGAGCGCCATCAGTTGTCTTCGGATCCTCCGGTTCATCAGGCTTCTCAGTGGTGATTGGAGCCGGTGGATTTTCCGGCTCGGTTGTAATCTCTGGCTCTTGCGGCGCGGGTGCCGCTGTTGTTGTAGctggagggggagggggatTATTGGGTTCAGCTGTTGTTTCTGGCTCAGGAGCTGGTACAGGCGTGTTTGGGCCCGCGGGCTGATTTGGCTGAGGATTGGGGACGATGGGGGGAGGAGGATTCCGATCATCAGCTGGGATCTCTTGTTCTTGCCTTGCGACAAAGACTCTAGGATAGACTGGGTGCGTGAACACGGCTGCTCCAGAAGAGGTTTCTGATTCAAGGTTTGCACCGACGGCTGTAGCACCTAGCCAGAGTGCTGCAATGGCGCTGACTTTCCAAGGTACCGTCATGATGGCGGTTATGTTGACAACGAAAGACAAGAGGACGATGGACCAAGAACGGCCTAGAAGGTAGAGATGTGAAGAGTGTGATGCCAAGTAAAGCCTGATGATATTTGGCAGCTTGAGTTAGATTATTAGGATATATAAAACTCGGAACGAATGACTTGGAAGATCTGGTAATGTTGTGATTATTGGTGGATAGTAAAGCCCCCTTGCAGGAGCTAGACTGCCTCATCCAAAATTATCTAAGCTCAGGGCAGGGCAAACAAAGTAAGCCGTAGGATCTGCACAGCCGGCGGAGCACTATGCCCCAATTGTGGCGCTTATTTCGGAAGTACAACCCATTTTGGCATCTCAACTCCAGTTCATAATCGATCTTCTTCACTACGGGAGTTTATCTCCCGCCCGCAGCGGGATTCCGTGCAGAGGGATCAGAAAGCATGAGCTTGCTTACATGTTAAAATTAAAAGTAAGCTTTTCTTCAACTGTACTCGTATTAGCGTCAAACGTTAGCTTTAAAAATAATCCGACGGAGCTTTTCGAGGCATTTCTTATAAACGGGCCAATCAGAGGCTACAGAGTTGATGGTAAGCCGTAAGAAGGCCAATCATGAAC
It encodes:
- a CDS encoding heterokaryon incompatibility protein-domain-containing protein, with amino-acid sequence MSTPPISQLCKNCSQVLDIDLLLDHNNLENKTLYRFEDTWPELPGLAASGDSGCGLCKLIRDTFASQPPSTEYKGPVSGLVERHATWSHEKPRKILDYSVRIYSGSEGDVDWYTVTRFVDWSTVTGYAQFLPCSDDDDMPFPLPPPAEIMSAQTVDFLKRSIDQCESTCHPWQPSGSIPSRLLDISDYKTRERIQLVQTEKLPRVKYAALSYCWGNADDAAYQPKTNSANLSERLNGFGIDTMSPVVRDAIITCHALGMRYLWVDALCILQGKADVADWDIESQKMADIFRNAYITICPSSSNSCREGFLGQRLVHPGIRVKTPITSNAIFQNQSREYSILPYFKYDNNTPSFIHSHQFINSKWYSRAWVWQEINLSARLVIFTPTFVFYRCPKTLLCENGTRKETTIILEGLGQYHRKRYQDAQPFAFFRTCVEDISSKDISFESDRLAAVAGVAKQVSQATGSQYAAGLWVKDIYKDLIFKRNLRSRNNRDKGGLEKYIESLRTRHSEVGPTWSWPGHGAGVCWDSIFSSVDHETLQLNYADWRYEYKHLDISTDKVGDNLFGQVSRGSLAVTTKMASLTEIAALHDGDDDELIRDMLITPESTSKVACGIIWNWDVDNAETSSHLADKILVMAISSCLYGHSGSGNMYGLMVYPAEKEGEYYRVGSFEAQSAADDDADGNTGVLVAEEWKERSIVII